The Ananas comosus cultivar F153 linkage group 24, ASM154086v1, whole genome shotgun sequence DNA window CAGTACCCCAGAATCTagaatagttttatatataaggtataatagtactaaatctcttaatctaattataatattttgtgtGGTGGATGGGTCTAAAAGGTTAAGAGgattaagcgtgttaggactaTAGTAGTTCTAAGATAGGTGACCCCTCTAAAAAGTATGGCGTCATAATTGATATCAGTGCTGATCACTagccagaagtgtgagatgagtcccAGCTGAGCTAGGGTCATACAGCGAGCAGAGCGAGGCTCCCCATTGATGATCGTTGTGGATGGAACGCTACTCGGGTTGACGATCGTTGAGGATGGAGCGTTGCTCACCACAAGGTTGACTAAgtctagcgagacgagtctaaCATCGCCCGATACTTATGAATGTGTTTGAGTTTAACAAGGACATCAGAGCTTGAAGGGGAGAGAATGGGACACTCCATGATTTGAAACAGTTCTAAGGTGTAATAGTACAAAACTTTGTAATTCGGCTATAGCATTTGGATAGTGGATAGGCCTAAGGGGTTAAGAGGGTTAAGTATACTAGAACTAGAGTAGTgctaggatggatgacccctCTGGGAAGCATGGTGTCACGTGtacaaaaaacaaaatctatGTATATGATTAATTCAAAATAGAActcaaaattggaaaaaaaaatcagaatagaCTATAATTGGAAATAGAATAGTGCAATCTCCTCCTATGTTAGTTTCGTTGGGAATCTTGTATTCGCACTGGTACCAAATTTTGAGAATCCGCAATCCATTTTAATACCGACTGCTGTTAATCCGATATCGGTTGATGGGATTCTACAACAGAAGCGTCAAATCGGATTTTTATCATAACCCATCTCCTCAACAAAAGCTGACACAAGTACAAAAGAATATGTGGGCGAAataataagattcattaaataagagaagattacacctgacaaCTCTTTTGCAATAGAGTAGCTACAATatgagccctctttctgaatctctcccattattctctcgtcttttataaatctaaaagaCTTTTCTCGTTGGACACACCCATGCACTAGATGCATGCAACCAtagccaactctctctctctctggtacgacaccactaggggtggaaacgagccgagctcaagcgagcttacctcagctcaagcttggcttgaaattaattcgagctgaactcgagcgagcctaacttcgagtcgagcgagcttgagccctaaacgagctacTTGAATTTCTTAAcatcgtgcaatctatagtttaatttttataaaacattatctaaattaaatttgatataaaaaaaatctaatagtttaacatacaaaacgaatgcatgaaatacgatattataatactaaaaaaattaggaaagaCGACTCTGCGAGgaagtgagaaagagagaaagagagcaattagagtaagattttgctggtttggttttgtgggcccaataatctaaattctataaacatataattaaaatacataatatatattattttatataattaaaatatatattatatataattatatatagagagagtttggcagtttggctactatatatacttttatgaatacaaatccctttatactcataagttttcgatcgttaaatatatcattttgaCTATTTctatccgttaaatcatattatttaacgaaccacctactcaatcttaggggagcactatcattctaatcgcacatccaacggctgaaaatttataaatataaaggggtctatacttTTAAGAGTGTAGTAGCCcgaacctatatatatagaattaggctactatactattaataatacaaaccgcttgctattagattttcagcccttggatgaagggatgtgcggtcaggatgatagtagtcctctaagattgagtgggtggctagttgaatagtatgatctaacggatgaaaatggccaaagggatagatctaacagcagaaaactcgatagcaccaaatacttgatactatcgatagtataatacccggactctatatatatataggcagatctaacggtagaaaacttaatagtacaaAGCGCTTAGTACCATggatagtatagatagtatagtagccggactatatgtatatatagagagagagtttggctacCATATTATTGATAGAACCAAATGTTTagtgctatcgaattttgtgccgttaaatcatattattcaactaactacccactcaactctaggggatcactatcattctaaccgcacatctcttcatccaaaggctgaaaacctaatagcaagtggttgatactattaatagtatagtagactatatatatagggttatttgcatatacgtccctgcaaatataataaattacagaaatatccctgcaaaacgaaaactccataaattattcctgcaaaagtctaaagttatgcagatatgtccctgccgttaagaACTGtaagaaaattttcgttaaccacggttaaaatacttaaccattgTTAATTATAACGTGAATTTACGGTTctatccttcttcttcttcctccacttcttcttccctcttctttgtcgccggcgagggcggcggcggccacgaCGGCGGCAACGGCgcaccctctctctttcttttcctctttcctctccctcttcccttttctctcttcttctttctctccttcttcctctttcctctttttcaTTGCCGACGAGGGATATTtctgtaattcactatgtttgtagggacgtgtatgcaaataacccatatatatatatatatatatatatatatatatatatatatatatatatatatttcgagcttttcgagcttaattcgagcgagccaagtaatactcaagcttagCTTggaattaatttcgagcctaaatttaggctcaagcttgcttgaaattaattcgagtcgagctcgagcgagccaaatatcgagccaaacacgagtcaaacacgagctggctcgctcatttgccagccctagacACCACCCAagaagctttctctctctctctctgccgtATTCCCTTCCAAAAGCAACCCACATGGTGCTTATATAATGCTTACAATAGAACGTACTCCATTCCTACCATAATTAGGATTCCTACTCCAAAtaacatttaaatatatatatttagtttatctccaatagatttaaatattttatcttaatctagtagatttatattctaattaatatttaaatcttaatttatctccaatagaattaaatattaattcttatccaactagaaaatcaactacaaatttaaccaaatcctaacgaGTTTAGTGTAGCATAGCAATCAAAATTGAAATAGCATTCATATTTTTCACTGTTTGGTTAGGAGAGGAAATTAATGTTGGTAACAGTaaagtaatttaaataaaattcgtattcaaatttttaaacttgAAACTAATTTAGAACTTATTTTGttgttcaaaatacaaattaaatttattatttgaatttaaatttacacttgagaattaaagtttaaatgaaaCAAATATCTAATGCATCAATATGGTAAAATATGACTAAGCAATAGAAAGAATCATATAAAAGATAAAGAATTGATCACTTGAAAATATATTATccataccgaccgtccctagcgaaagtgacaaagggtttggtggtggatacctgaggtcccaagttcgaaacATAATTACTTCACATTTCCAATGAAATTTATtcctaaaagaaataaacaaatcggatagcatgctactacATTTTCTTagaaacactacaacaaaaatggtctatagcgacacttttaaatgtaggtaatgtcaaaaaagtgctgctagctaaaattaccaacacttttaaaaagtgttgctatatgtggggtcgctaggtatatagtgacagttaaagagtgtcgctataacctaaaagagtgctgctaatttaccaacacttatttaagcatttagcgactgccgaaactctatctcgttggctgcggtggcggaggaggacgacatgaaaggctcttcgtctagaatttcagtggattgagtgaagagagaagaaaagatggcaattaatttttctttgtttgttcttttctgtttgtaatcgggccaaatggtctgggtgtggtgggttgagtagagtaatcttttatttttggttggattgggctttatatttaggcattagcagatatttttttaagttttagcataaatgggacacttactcaaaagtgtcccaaacatgtgtccctataacctaattctgttgtagtggaaaGCCCAAAATCTTATGTTTGCATCTAGGTTACTCTACATTATGATGCTCATTTGAGAGGACCATATTAATTAAGTTGGCAATTTCATAGAATAGAAAAATTCTCTGCAATAATTCAAAGTAAACCAGACAAGTAGATGTCTTTGGAAAAGTCTAAAGGCTTTTAGGATACGTTTGGTTCACGTTGGTAAAAATCCAGTAAATAATATAGTGCTTAGATAATACAACTCTAGAAATCCTCGGAAACTTTTATAACGCAAACCAAACACATCCAAAAGTCCACACATATGGAACATCACCATCAATACAGATCTAATGATGCTTACTTAGTAGGTCCATATTAGTTAAGGTAACAAATTCTTGCAAATAGTAAAAGTCTCCATTTTTATTCAAAGTAAACCAACCAATTAGATAGATACTTTTGGAAGAGTCTAAAAGCATTTGTAAGTCCAAGCACCAGGGCCATCACtacatattctccagttttgaTGATCAATTCATAGCCTTCCAACTTAGTTATTTGCTATTTGTTTaaacagaaagagaaaaaaaagtgagaCAATATATATGGCTCCAATTTCTTTGCTGCTTTTGACAATAGCAATCCAAGCATTGTCGGCAAGCGGTTGCTACGAGACAGAGAGAAATGCACTGCTAGCTTTCAAAGCAGATCTAATCGATCCTCGCAACCGCTTAGCCTCATGGAAAAGCCAAAACTGTTGTACATGGAAGGGAGTCGTTTGCAGCAATACAACCGGTCACATTTTGAAGCTCAACCTGCGAAACTCCTATGACAATAATGATTTCCTTTATTATGGTAAAAGACCGTCAGCTTTGGGTGGTAAGATTAGTCCATCTTTGCTTCTCTTAAATCATTTGGGGCACTTAGATCTCAGTTTGAACAATTTCAGCGAGATTCGCATCCCGGAGTTCTTTggttctttaaaaaatttgagatatCTTAACCTCTCCGAAGCATGTTTCAGTGCAATGGTGCCTCCTCAACTTGGAAATCTCTCAAAACTTCATTACCTCGACCTCAATTCTTTCGATTGTGATACCAATATCAGAGTTGACAACTTCTTGTGGCTTGCTCATATGTCTTCTTTGCATTATCTTGATATAAGTTCTGTTAACATGAGTTTTGCTACAAATTGGTTACAATCAATAAACATGCTACCATCATTGAAATATCTTGATTTGAGCACGACTAGTCTTCTCACAATTCCCACTTCTCTACCATTTATCAATATTACGACTCTCAGGGTCCTTAAAATTTCAAGCAGTAGAATCAACTCTACCTTACCTAGATGGCTATGGAATCTTACTAGCATCACTCATCTTGACCTTTCTTTCAATGAGTTTCATGGCATTATTCCTGATGAATTGAGTTGCCTGAAGTCATTAAATGTTCTTTTTTTAGGATCTAATAATTTCAAAGGCATGTCACCAAAAGCATTTAGTAACCTTTGTGGCTTGAATACTTTGGACTTGGGTGGAGTTGGTTTTAGTggagaaataaataaatgggtCGAGAGACTGCCAAACTGCatgcaaaaaaatttacaaatctTGTATTTTCCGTATAACAACTTAAGGGGTAATTTGTTAGGTTGGCTAGAGTACATGACCAGCCTAACTGAAATAGACCTCACTGCAAATTTGCTAAATGGGACCATCCCACTTGGGGTTTGGAGGCTTACTAACTTAACTAGATTATATCTCCAAAGTAATTCCTTCGAGGGCACTATAACAGAAGTCCAACTTTCTCACTTGCAGAGGCTAAAATGGTTAGACCTTGCATATAACTCCTTTAACATGCAAATTAGTCATAATTGGATTCCTCCTTTTCAGCTAAAAACACTTCACTTGGCTTCTTGCAATCTGGGACCTAAATTTCCTACTTGGCTTCAAGGACAGACACAACTAGAAGAACTTGGCTTATCAAAAAATGGAATTGTTGATACCCTTCCCAATTGGCTTTGGAATATGTCCAGGTCCTTAACTTATGTACATATTTCCAATAATCAAATCAAGGGAAAATTACCATTGACACTGGATCATGTCATGctactatatttaaatttgagctCAAGCCAACTTGAAGGCCCATTGCCAGCTCTCCCGCAAATTCTTTCTGTCTTGGATTTGTCCAACAATTTTTTTGTGGGACCGATACTGAACGCTACGTTATTAAGGTTACAATATTTGCTTCTTTCTAATAATAGTTTCGACGGCAACCTACCATTCGCTTTATGTGAATCAACTTCATTGCAAGTTCTCGATATATCGAACAACAAGCTATCAGGAGAAATTCCTTCGTGTCTAGGGGTGTCGCAAGATCAACTACTTGTTCTTGATATGATGAACAATACTTTATCTGGAAAAATTCCTACCTCCCTCGGCGAACTACGGGCTCTTTCAATACTGGATTTAAGCAATAATCGCTTGTCAGGGAAAATTCCTTCTTCTTTGCAATATTGTCGACAGTTAGTTAATCTTAACCTTggatataataatttttctagaACAATACCTAAATGGATAGGAGAAAGCTTACGAGTTCTCATGGTGCTCTTTTTGCGCTCAAATGGGTTTTCAGGTAGCATCCCATCGCAAATCACACAACTTGGATATCTACGAGTCTTAGATCTTTCTCACAACAACTTATCTGGATGTATACCCCAATCTATTGGAGAATTAAGTTGGAAAAAAGGAGTTCCTACAGATCACATGCTATTTTTTCAATATGGAAGCTTTGATGTCTCAGCTGGCACTGCATATTTAGTTGTAAAAGGAGCGGCACGGGAATATTCGAAACTTCTTTATCTTGTCGAAAGCATTGACCTTTCCTGTAATAATCTCTATGGAGAGATCCCTAATGAGATTGGAGATTTACAGGCACTGCAATATCTAAACTTATCCATGAATCATTTGACAGGACATATTCCGGATCAAATCGGCATGATGCATGCATTGGAGTCGCTTGATGTAGCAATGAACAAGCTTTCTGGGACTATTCCACAAAGTCTTGCTACGTTGAATTTTTTGAGCAGTTTAAATGTGTCGTACAATAATCTATCAGGAAAAATCCCGTCAGGATATCAACTGCAGACTCTCGACGATCCATCTATATACATCGGTAATCCATATCTTTGTGGGCCACCAACTATGCAAAATTGCTCCACTAATGAAACAACTATTATTTTCGGAAAAAAGTCGCATGACCGGTTTGAAAGATTAGGGCTATACATTAGCGTGGTGTTAGGATTTGTAataggattttggattttttttggcACTCTTTTGTTAAGTAGATCATTTAGAAATACTTATTTCTCTGCGATCGACCGTACGTACGATAGGCTTTATGTTGCTGTTGCATTAACACTCATTAGATTGAGAAGGAGATGTGGGGAAATGTAATTTGAGTAGCATTATTTTATGATGCTCTAAAACTGAATGGTATgttaataatttactaattaagtCTATTAGCATGCTATCATGATATGACAGCTGGGTTTTTGAATCACTGGAGCTGTGTTTAATTCGAGTGAGTAAATTGCAATAGcagtccctgaacttttggcacGTTCCATTTTGCTCCTAAAAGTTATATGCTCAGCAATAAAACCCTTAACTTTTTATAGTGTTCAATTTACtttaaatccaaatttattATCAGAGACAAAAATTATTGCTGCTAAGATGAGGACAgaagtgaaatttttttaaaaaattcagtgttcaaacattgaatttaaaaactttacctaccgtttggttcggggttaaggaaaaactagttattccaggaatagaaTTAAGTTCAAgattaaggtggggttagagtatttttgtatttggttgggggttggagttagttcaGTATAGtgaaaataatgtttggttggaataggtgggataagaaagatagtgggttattatgaatagaaaatagtttttggttggggtttggtggggttaggtgggttTAGCTAACTCGGGATAgcccatttgaggtggggttagctaaccccacccatttttggaagtgtttgggGATAATATGCCCGCAACCAAAATAAGGGGCTAAGgattaaaataaactttttggaaagttgagggactcAAATTTTACTTCGTTTATTTGGTTCCGGTTAATTACATCGTTGGACTCCAACttttatctaattattttaatgtCCTTAgtactttttatattatttagcaGTAGAGATAAGGCAAAATACAATCTAACCAAGTTGACTAATCCGGTCAAATTATCGAATCCAATAGATTATTTCGTCCGCATTAAAATTCGGGTCGGATCCGGACACGAAAATTCGGTCAACAATCCTATTTGATACTACTAGcttaaattgtaaaattaaattatattagtataaaataatataaaatatcccGATGATTCCAATATTTGTTTGGCATAcacattttaaatatatctctaaagTTTTTTAAAACATTTGGTATGAAATCGGGTCTTACCAGTTTTGAATCTGAACACCTGATTTTAAACCAGGTCCAGTTTTGGGCACAATATGTCATGCAAAATTTAGGTCCGGGTCATATATGAAAACAGTAactctaagggcatgtttggttcatgattgaaataggaatgaaaaatagaattgaattgctttggaatgaaaaatagaatgacgaattatccaaaaatgtttcgttcattattggaatggaaatcggaatgaaaattttaaatttttaagagaaggttttgattaagagagaggaaagtgatgaagagagagaaggtaggtgttgatgaaagaggattttaaatagtttactttggagTGAGCCAATTCGGGATTCAAAaccggattggatcataaatggatttggccatttccattccggagtggaatgggaatgggaattcgattcctataaaacaaacggcaactGTCGGAATCACTGAATTctattccgattccatagtctaaactaggtgaaccaaacatgctctaAAGGTTCTCCGACCCGGTTTTGATTTGGATCTAGATTTTTGCCACCCCGCGTAGTCAATGAGGCTTTAGCttagtttaaaacatagttagttaattccgattcggcaaaaattcagtacgggtataattcggataaaattcgtcttctaatttttaaattcgttaaaaaatacggctaaaaaacggattcgtcaattattcagatacgtaatttatacggatattatacgatcatcaattaaaaattcgggatcaaaaattcggctattaaattaagttttttttccctcaagatttatgttattagcataaatacttatatttcttaagaatataagaataaatagctacaaaactaaattaattaagtaaaaaatttgaaaagagtttttttttctgtttttggaggaggttttttttttttctgttttgggctAGNCGCGAGGCCCGCGAGCCGCGAGCCGCTACTGCGAGCTGCAAGCCGTGAGCGCATGCAAGCGCTCGATGCGGGCGGGCCTCGCGGGAGCGCTCGCAGCGCGGGGGCGCACGCGGGCCGCATTTTTTTGGCTCTGAATATTTCGGCCCGCGTATAATGcgcgaataagtattttttatcaaaaaatcgcGTTTTTGTTCtgaatttttgggaaaaatacaaattcggtcgtttaattcgtttcttcaaaaatttgcgaataattcgcgaataattcgcgaatttactaacataTTGGGCGCAAATTGTTGAAATCTaaaggataaaataaaaaatacacaattaattaatataactaATACGTTAACCGATGTCCTTAGCGCAAGTGTCAAAAGGCTTAGTAATTGATATTAGGGATGCAATAGGACAGATAGAGGGGTGGAAGGGTTCCCCCACCTCTCGCTCCATTTCTTGTCGGGATGGGTggtgtagtgtccctggtgtttagTGGCCTATGTGATGTCAGCATctaaggcttgtcgacacgtctggagagtgtcgggacaagtcggagttaTTTTgacgcgaaatagacgcaaaacggactcaacaCGAGACGAGAGCGGAGTTCTGACActaaaatctgcaaagtgcaggattttagTGTTGAGTATTGGTAACTGAGAGGAGTGCTGGTATCCTAGTGGGTTACAGAACTGGaggctctcgggtttgcgcgtgctTGATGCTGAGTATTGGTACCTGCTTGTCTCTTACCGGTACCGAatccgagtaccggtactgcatcgggcgaGTACGGGTACCCACCGTGCGAGGTTGCCGGTTGAGTGTCCGAGTAGCGATATTCaagttgggtaccggtactccagctgtatTTTTGAGTTGATGAGGGGCAGTTTGATCTTTTAAAGTGTCATTCATTCCTATAACCTAGCCTTTATACATATATTCAGAGAGAGCTCTAGAGAAGGGAaatcttctcctttctctctctctctcttgctagTGGGCGCCAGGTGTTGGAGAGGTCACAAGTCGAGCTCATGCGGACTCGACGTTGCTCCGGAGGACCTTTCATGCGCGTGGGTGTCGCGGTTACGCCATTGGAGATTGGGCGAGCGCGAGGGTCCCCTCCTACCGACTTCTAGCCGACGTTGGACGAGCGctcgaggtgggttgatgtttaccgaaatcgtcggatttcctcctaagttggCATTTTTGTCAGCATGTATGTTTTATGTATAATATCATGTCTAGTAACTCGAATTAATCGATTTGCATgtttttttatgaaatctgaatttggagtatagtttagtgattttagatggaattatacatgttgaactGGAAATTGAGTTAGGAGAAAACACCTTAaaccctacactgtcatttctgaaaagttaccagatttagctttaggagctgttattaatttgtatcaccgctgtttgTGCGAGGTGTATATCCaaatt harbors:
- the LOC109728513 gene encoding probable leucine-rich repeat receptor-like protein kinase At5g63930 — encoded protein: MAPISLLLLTIAIQALSASGCYETERNALLAFKADLIDPRNRLASWKSQNCCTWKGVVCSNTTGHILKLNLRNSYDNNDFLYYGKRPSALGGKISPSLLLLNHLGHLDLSLNNFSEIRIPEFFGSLKNLRYLNLSEACFSAMVPPQLGNLSKLHYLDLNSFDCDTNIRVDNFLWLAHMSSLHYLDISSVNMSFATNWLQSINMLPSLKYLDLSTTSLLTIPTSLPFINITTLRVLKISSSRINSTLPRWLWNLTSITHLDLSFNEFHGIIPDELSCLKSLNVLFLGSNNFKGMSPKAFSNLCGLNTLDLGGVGFSGEINKWVERLPNCMQKNLQILYFPYNNLRGNLLGWLEYMTSLTEIDLTANLLNGTIPLGVWRLTNLTRLYLQSNSFEGTITEVQLSHLQRLKWLDLAYNSFNMQISHNWIPPFQLKTLHLASCNLGPKFPTWLQGQTQLEELGLSKNGIVDTLPNWLWNMSRSLTYVHISNNQIKGKLPLTLDHVMLLYLNLSSSQLEGPLPALPQILSVLDLSNNFFVGPILNATLLRLQYLLLSNNSFDGNLPFALCESTSLQVLDISNNKLSGEIPSCLGVSQDQLLVLDMMNNTLSGKIPTSLGELRALSILDLSNNRLSGKIPSSLQYCRQLVNLNLGYNNFSRTIPKWIGESLRVLMVLFLRSNGFSGSIPSQITQLGYLRVLDLSHNNLSGCIPQSIGELSWKKGVPTDHMLFFQYGSFDVSAGTAYLVVKGAAREYSKLLYLVESIDLSCNNLYGEIPNEIGDLQALQYLNLSMNHLTGHIPDQIGMMHALESLDVAMNKLSGTIPQSLATLNFLSSLNVSYNNLSGKIPSGYQLQTLDDPSIYIGNPYLCGPPTMQNCSTNETTIIFGKKSHDRFERLGLYISVVLGFVIGFWIFFGTLLLSRSFRNTYFSAIDRTYDRLYVAVALTLIRLRRRCGEM